In Mangifera indica cultivar Alphonso unplaced genomic scaffold, CATAS_Mindica_2.1 Un_0111, whole genome shotgun sequence, the following are encoded in one genomic region:
- the LOC123207836 gene encoding uncharacterized protein LOC123207836 isoform X1, with product MREPEAGSPMSRESSRQLVGQNDSIRNDGLLPQLLTSVPALNEAASYLAQTTSLITGCFSDYSVERSSGDPEDSITHAQELVTLSSGQTGQSQEYLRNIHSSPSEPSTSAASPLPNPEGVTDSTHSIVQSNDTGPNGISLFKGLIERARRTVRGSADDIGWLQRDPEMPPVEDGTEKFLEILDNIRHGLHKLPSSMVCLLVPGLFSNHGPLYFVNTKMSLSKLGLACHIAKIHSEASVEKNAKEIKEYIEEIYWGSKKRVLLLGHSKGGVDAAAALSLYWPDLKDKVAGLALAQSPYGGSPIASDILREGQLGDYVYLRKLMEILICKVIKGDLQSLEDLTYERRKEFLKKHRLPRELPVVSFHTEAGITPAVLATLSHVAHAELPSLSTGEPAKVPVVMPLGAAMAACAQLLHVRYGEKSDGLVTCRDAEVPGSIVVRPKRKLDHAWMVYSSLNDDPCEADASQVCEALLTLLVEVGQKKRHELAMKDE from the exons ATGAGGGAACCTGAAGCTGGAAGTCCTATGAGTAGAGAATCCAGCAGGCAATTGGTG GGACAGAATGATAGTATTAGAAATGATGGACTCCTTCCTCAACTTCTCACTTCTGTACCAGCTCTTAATGAAGCTGCTTCTTATCTTGCTCAAACGACATCATTGATAACTGGCTGTTTCTCTGATTATTCTG TGGAGCGTTCTTCAGGAGATCCTGAGGATTCAATTACACATGCCCAGGAACTGGTTACTTTATCCTCTGGACAAACTGGGCAATCTCAGGAGTATCTGAGGAATATTCATTCATCACCATCTGAGCCATCTACTTCTGCAGCTTCCCCTCTGCCTAATCCTGAAGGTGTAACAGATTCTACTCATTCGATTGTGCAATCAAATGATACTGGTCCGAATGGGATTTCCCTTTTTAAAGG GCTTATTGAACGGGCACGGAGAACTGTTCGTGGTTCTGCAGATGACATAGGATGGCTACAGCGTGATCCAGAGATGCCTCCCGTTGAAGATGGAACAGAAAAGTTTTTGGAAATTCTTGACAATATCAG GCATGGTCTGCACAAACTGCCAAGCTCAATGGTCTGCTTGTTAGTTCCAG GTCTTTTTAGCAATCATGGTCcactttattttgttaatacaaAAATGAGTTTGTCAAAGTTGGGTCTGGCCTGTCACATTGCTAAGATTCACAGCGAG GCATCAGTTGAGAAAAATgctaaagaaataaaagaatacaTTGAGGAAATCTATTGGGGTTCAAAGAAACGTGTTTTGCTTCTTGGACATAGCAAAGGCGGTGTAGATGCAGCAGCTGCATTGTCATTGTATTGGCCTGACTTGAAAGATAAGGTTGCTGGGCTGGCATTAGCTCAGAGCCCATATGGTGGGAGCCCTATAGCTTCAGATATTTTACGAGAAGGACAACTTGGTGATTATGTTTATTTACGGAAGCTCATGGAGATTCTGATCTGTAAAGTGATCAAG GGTGACTTGCAATCTTTAGAAGACTTGACTTATGAGAGGAGGAAGGAATTTTTGAAGAAACACCGACTGCCAAGAGAACTTCCTGTTGTCTCATTCCATACTGAAGCTGGCATTACTCCTGCAGTCCTTGCGACATTATCTCATGTTGCACATGCAGAGCTTCCCTCCCTATCAACAGGTGAACCTGCAAAAGTCCCAGTGGTGATGCCTCTCGGTGCAGCAATGGCAGCATGTGCCCAGCTTTTACATGTGAGATATGGTGAGAAGAGTGACGGACTTGTCACCTGTCGTGATGCGGAGGTACCTGGATCTATTGTAGTGCGGCCGAAACGTAAACTAGACCATGCTTGGATGGTTTATTCTTCATTGAATGATGATCCGTGTGAGGCAGATGCTTCCCAAGTTTGTGAGGCACTTTTGACTTTACTTGTGGAAGTTGGGCAGAAAAAGAGGCATGAACTTGCCATGAAAGATGAATGA
- the LOC123207846 gene encoding type III polyketide synthase A-like, giving the protein MSKNHNQGTTRHCSAPGRRIPTPGKATVLAIGKAFPSQLVPQECLVEGYIRDTRCDDVSIKEKLERLCKTTTVKTRYTVMSKEILDKYPELVTEGSPTISQRLDIANPAVVEMALEASLACIKEWGRPVEDITHIVYVSSSEIRLPGGDLYLASKLGLRSDVGRVMLYFLGCYGGVTGLRVAKDIVENNPGSRVLLTTSETTILGFRPPNKARPYDLVGAALFGDGAAAVIIGANPIMDIESPFMELNHAVQQFLPGTQNVINGRLSEEGINFKLGRDLPQKIEDNIEEFCKKLMGKADLKDFNDLFWAVHPGGPAILNRLESTLKLNNEKLECSRKALMDYGNVSSNTIFYVMDYIREELKLKHKQVEEWGLGLAFGPGITFEGILLRSL; this is encoded by the exons ATGTCAAAAAATCACAATCAGGGCACTACTAGGCACTGCTCTGCGCCAGGCAGGCGGATTCCTACACCTGGGAAAGCTACTGTTCTTGCAATAGGAAAGGCCTTCCCTAGTCAGCTTGTTCCTCAGGAATGCTTGGTTGAGGGTTACATCCGGGACACTAGATGTGATGATGTCTCCATCAAGGAGAAACTGGAACGCTTGT GTAAAACCACAACCGTGAAGACAAGATACACTGTCATGTCTAAGGAGATCCTAGACAAATATCCTGAACTTGTGACTGAAGGCTCACCTACCATCAGCCAAAGACTTGATATAGCGAACCCAGCGGTTGTAGAGATGGCCTTGGAAGCAAGCCTTGCTTGCATAAAGGAATGGGGAAGGCCCGTAGAAGACATCACGCATATCGTCTACGTTTCATCAAGTGAAATTCGCCTTCCTGGCGGTGATCTTTATCTTGCTAGCAAGCTTGGCCTTAGAAGTGATGTTGGCCGTGTAATGCTGTATTTTCTTGGCTGTTATGGTGGTGTCACCGGCCTCCGTGTTGCCAAAGATATAGTAGAAAACAATCCGGGAAGCCGTGTTTTGTTAACTACTTCTGAAACTACCATACTTGGTTTTCGTCCACCAAACAAGGCTCGCCCTTATGATCTTGTTGGGGCAGCTCTCTTTGGTGATGGAGCTGCAGCTGTCATCATCGGAGCCAACCCGATAATGGATATAGAGTCTCCTTTCATGGAGTTAAACCACGCAGTTCAACAATTCTTGCCTGGAACACAAAATGTTATCAATGGGCGTCTTTCTGAAGAGGGGATAAACTTTAAGCTCGGCAGGGACCTACCCCAGAAGATTGAAGATAATATAGAAGAGTTCTGCAAGAAGCTGATGGGAAAAGCTGATTTAAAGGATTTCAATGATCTGTTTTGGGCAGTCCATCCTGGTGGACCAGCAATTCTGAACCGCCTGGAAAGTACATTGAAATTAAACAATGAAAAGTTGGAGTGTAGCAGGAAGGCTTTAATGGATTATGGAAATGTGAGTAGCAACACTATCTTTTATGTGATGGATTATATCAGGGAGGAGTTGAAGTTGAAGCATAAACAAGTGGAAGAATGGGGACTTGGCTTAGCATTCGGGCCTGGCATTACATTCGAAGGCATTCTTCTTCGTAGCCTGTAA
- the LOC123207836 gene encoding uncharacterized protein LOC123207836 isoform X2 gives MREPEAGSPMSRESSRQLVNDSIRNDGLLPQLLTSVPALNEAASYLAQTTSLITGCFSDYSVERSSGDPEDSITHAQELVTLSSGQTGQSQEYLRNIHSSPSEPSTSAASPLPNPEGVTDSTHSIVQSNDTGPNGISLFKGLIERARRTVRGSADDIGWLQRDPEMPPVEDGTEKFLEILDNIRHGLHKLPSSMVCLLVPGLFSNHGPLYFVNTKMSLSKLGLACHIAKIHSEASVEKNAKEIKEYIEEIYWGSKKRVLLLGHSKGGVDAAAALSLYWPDLKDKVAGLALAQSPYGGSPIASDILREGQLGDYVYLRKLMEILICKVIKGDLQSLEDLTYERRKEFLKKHRLPRELPVVSFHTEAGITPAVLATLSHVAHAELPSLSTGEPAKVPVVMPLGAAMAACAQLLHVRYGEKSDGLVTCRDAEVPGSIVVRPKRKLDHAWMVYSSLNDDPCEADASQVCEALLTLLVEVGQKKRHELAMKDE, from the exons ATGAGGGAACCTGAAGCTGGAAGTCCTATGAGTAGAGAATCCAGCAGGCAATTGGTG AATGATAGTATTAGAAATGATGGACTCCTTCCTCAACTTCTCACTTCTGTACCAGCTCTTAATGAAGCTGCTTCTTATCTTGCTCAAACGACATCATTGATAACTGGCTGTTTCTCTGATTATTCTG TGGAGCGTTCTTCAGGAGATCCTGAGGATTCAATTACACATGCCCAGGAACTGGTTACTTTATCCTCTGGACAAACTGGGCAATCTCAGGAGTATCTGAGGAATATTCATTCATCACCATCTGAGCCATCTACTTCTGCAGCTTCCCCTCTGCCTAATCCTGAAGGTGTAACAGATTCTACTCATTCGATTGTGCAATCAAATGATACTGGTCCGAATGGGATTTCCCTTTTTAAAGG GCTTATTGAACGGGCACGGAGAACTGTTCGTGGTTCTGCAGATGACATAGGATGGCTACAGCGTGATCCAGAGATGCCTCCCGTTGAAGATGGAACAGAAAAGTTTTTGGAAATTCTTGACAATATCAG GCATGGTCTGCACAAACTGCCAAGCTCAATGGTCTGCTTGTTAGTTCCAG GTCTTTTTAGCAATCATGGTCcactttattttgttaatacaaAAATGAGTTTGTCAAAGTTGGGTCTGGCCTGTCACATTGCTAAGATTCACAGCGAG GCATCAGTTGAGAAAAATgctaaagaaataaaagaatacaTTGAGGAAATCTATTGGGGTTCAAAGAAACGTGTTTTGCTTCTTGGACATAGCAAAGGCGGTGTAGATGCAGCAGCTGCATTGTCATTGTATTGGCCTGACTTGAAAGATAAGGTTGCTGGGCTGGCATTAGCTCAGAGCCCATATGGTGGGAGCCCTATAGCTTCAGATATTTTACGAGAAGGACAACTTGGTGATTATGTTTATTTACGGAAGCTCATGGAGATTCTGATCTGTAAAGTGATCAAG GGTGACTTGCAATCTTTAGAAGACTTGACTTATGAGAGGAGGAAGGAATTTTTGAAGAAACACCGACTGCCAAGAGAACTTCCTGTTGTCTCATTCCATACTGAAGCTGGCATTACTCCTGCAGTCCTTGCGACATTATCTCATGTTGCACATGCAGAGCTTCCCTCCCTATCAACAGGTGAACCTGCAAAAGTCCCAGTGGTGATGCCTCTCGGTGCAGCAATGGCAGCATGTGCCCAGCTTTTACATGTGAGATATGGTGAGAAGAGTGACGGACTTGTCACCTGTCGTGATGCGGAGGTACCTGGATCTATTGTAGTGCGGCCGAAACGTAAACTAGACCATGCTTGGATGGTTTATTCTTCATTGAATGATGATCCGTGTGAGGCAGATGCTTCCCAAGTTTGTGAGGCACTTTTGACTTTACTTGTGGAAGTTGGGCAGAAAAAGAGGCATGAACTTGCCATGAAAGATGAATGA